In a single window of the Phaeobacter sp. G2 genome:
- a CDS encoding ABC transporter ATP-binding protein: MTGSPPLSQPFLCVRDLEYFALNGDALVSGVSFELQQGSILAIAGPNGAGKSTLLNLLSGCEPLAVGEVFIGGASLRQMKAQDRAGRIALVSQQSSPDGRLRLQDYVALGQLPIAARRSTDQNTKAVEAILDLTGLSRMARKPMAQLSGGERQRAHIARALAQEPELLFLDEPTNHLDPDAKGRILSLVASLGITVVMVVHDLVMIPEFATHAALMKSTRLVAFGPAAEVLTPENVQATFGVSYLSFPHEGRMIPALDIRKTDFQNPKENSQ; encoded by the coding sequence ATGACCGGTTCCCCTCCTTTATCCCAACCTTTTCTCTGCGTGCGCGACCTAGAGTATTTTGCCCTGAACGGGGATGCGCTGGTCTCGGGAGTTTCCTTTGAGTTGCAGCAGGGATCAATCCTCGCCATCGCCGGGCCAAATGGGGCGGGCAAATCGACCCTGCTGAACCTGCTTTCAGGATGTGAACCGCTGGCGGTCGGAGAAGTTTTTATAGGTGGTGCCAGCCTGCGCCAGATGAAAGCACAGGACCGGGCGGGACGCATTGCCCTTGTCAGCCAGCAAAGCTCGCCGGATGGGCGGCTGCGCCTTCAGGACTATGTGGCCCTTGGCCAATTGCCAATCGCGGCGCGCCGGTCAACAGATCAAAACACCAAAGCCGTTGAGGCCATTCTGGATCTTACAGGGCTTTCGCGGATGGCGCGCAAGCCCATGGCACAGCTGTCAGGAGGGGAGCGCCAACGGGCCCATATCGCCCGCGCCCTCGCCCAGGAGCCCGAGCTATTGTTTCTCGATGAGCCGACCAACCACCTGGACCCGGATGCCAAAGGCCGCATTCTGTCCCTGGTTGCCTCGCTGGGGATCACCGTTGTCATGGTGGTGCATGATCTGGTGATGATCCCGGAGTTTGCCACCCATGCCGCCTTGATGAAATCAACGCGACTGGTGGCCTTTGGTCCCGCCGCCGAGGTGCTCACCCCTGAAAATGTCCAGGCGACCTTTGGGGTCAGCTATCTGAGCTTTCCCCATGAGGGCCGGATGATCCCGGCTCTGGATATTCGCAAAACAGACTTTCAAAATCCGAAGGAAAATTCACAATGA
- a CDS encoding DUF1636 domain-containing protein produces the protein MTNTSDHSILICATCKGPGAARELRAALAERVSNRFALRAVDCMAGCERPIAVGLQGPGKTQYLFGEIEAQADIEAIACFARQFLASGTGWSTASERPERLYDKTLARLPAYRPEVKT, from the coding sequence ATGACCAACACCAGTGATCATTCCATATTGATTTGCGCCACCTGCAAAGGGCCGGGAGCAGCACGCGAACTCCGGGCAGCATTGGCTGAACGTGTGTCAAATCGGTTCGCGTTGCGGGCTGTCGACTGCATGGCGGGCTGCGAACGCCCCATCGCAGTCGGACTGCAGGGGCCGGGCAAGACGCAGTATCTGTTTGGCGAGATCGAAGCGCAGGCAGATATCGAGGCGATCGCCTGTTTTGCCCGGCAATTTTTGGCAAGCGGCACCGGCTGGAGCACAGCTTCGGAGCGGCCAGAGCGGTTGTACGACAAAACTCTGGCACGGCTTCCCGCCTACAGGCCGGAGGTCAAGACATGA
- a CDS encoding ABC transporter substrate-binding protein translates to MKTLWSAALLLSAASSAAAYDVSVDNCGTPLVFETMPERLVVHDINMSEMAFALGLQDKMVGVTGISGWYKTSPEFDKARGDIPELAPKYPSVENLVSASADLFIAGWYYGMKPGGDVTPDTLVPFGIKTMILTESCVHLDKDRPEASMELLFNDVLRLGKVMQVEDKAAELVAGWQQQLAEIEAKTAEQPKPRVFLLDGPADAPFTAGRFAIPDAMIAAAGGASVTHDLDTSWGRTSWEAVAAANPEFLVLLDYQNGNGAEDTFKFLQEHPVMAHTDAVKNQRWVGLRYEELTPGPANIAAIEKMAKAMHPGLN, encoded by the coding sequence ATGAAAACGCTCTGGTCTGCTGCTCTCCTGCTGAGTGCTGCAAGTAGTGCCGCCGCATATGACGTCAGCGTCGACAATTGCGGCACGCCGCTGGTTTTTGAAACCATGCCGGAACGGCTGGTTGTGCATGACATCAACATGTCCGAAATGGCGTTTGCACTTGGCCTGCAGGACAAGATGGTCGGCGTCACCGGCATCAGCGGATGGTATAAAACAAGCCCCGAATTCGACAAGGCTCGCGGCGACATCCCTGAACTTGCCCCCAAATATCCAAGCGTCGAAAATCTGGTTTCGGCCTCTGCGGATCTGTTTATTGCCGGGTGGTACTACGGCATGAAACCCGGCGGGGATGTGACCCCGGACACGCTGGTGCCTTTTGGTATCAAAACCATGATCCTGACCGAAAGCTGCGTGCATCTGGACAAGGATCGCCCAGAAGCCAGCATGGAGCTGTTGTTCAATGATGTGCTGCGCCTTGGGAAAGTCATGCAGGTGGAGGACAAGGCAGCAGAGCTGGTGGCAGGCTGGCAGCAGCAGCTGGCCGAGATTGAAGCCAAAACCGCAGAACAGCCCAAACCGCGTGTTTTCCTGTTGGACGGCCCGGCGGATGCGCCGTTCACTGCAGGCAGGTTTGCCATCCCCGACGCCATGATCGCGGCCGCAGGGGGCGCCAGCGTCACCCATGATCTGGACACCAGCTGGGGGCGCACCTCTTGGGAAGCGGTCGCGGCCGCCAATCCAGAATTTCTGGTGTTGCTGGATTACCAAAACGGCAATGGCGCCGAAGACACCTTCAAGTTCCTGCAGGAACACCCGGTTATGGCCCACACGGATGCGGTTAAAAACCAACGCTGGGTGGGCCTGCGCTACGAAGAGCTGACCCCTGGACCGGCAAATATTGCCGCCATCGAGAAAATGGCCAAGGCCATGCATCCGGGTCTCAACTGA
- a CDS encoding iron ABC transporter permease, with amino-acid sequence MGRFGLSLILGAAVLVALLLLSVLYGSTDVPVAEVFAAISSGLGFSSLEPEPIHRIIFDLRLPRALFAALIGAGLGLVGVVLQTTTRNDLADPFLFGLSSGAAAGAVLVITVTGDFLGLWTLPLAAFSGGLVASGIVLLLVRTLQSSAPEKLILAGLAVSFLFAAITNYLIFSGDTRAAHSVIFWMLGGLGLARWETLPLVAAGLALIATYAVWRSRWLDALLTGDTTASSLGVPVGALRTRMFLICALATAAFVSVAGVIGFVGLMVPHIARGLAGPMHGRLLPMAAIIGAVLLTASDIVSRLLLAPQELPVGIVTTSVGAAFVFLLLLGTNRRAA; translated from the coding sequence ATGGGCCGTTTTGGCCTTTCGCTGATATTGGGGGCGGCCGTTTTGGTCGCCCTGCTTTTACTCTCCGTCCTCTATGGGTCCACCGATGTGCCGGTGGCCGAGGTCTTTGCCGCCATCTCTTCGGGATTGGGGTTCAGCAGCCTGGAGCCAGAGCCCATACATCGGATCATTTTTGACCTGCGCCTGCCGCGGGCGCTGTTTGCCGCCCTGATCGGTGCCGGATTAGGTCTGGTCGGCGTGGTACTTCAAACCACAACCCGCAACGACCTGGCGGATCCGTTTTTGTTCGGCCTGTCCTCTGGTGCCGCCGCCGGCGCGGTTCTGGTCATCACCGTCACCGGCGATTTTCTGGGGCTTTGGACCCTGCCCCTTGCCGCCTTTAGCGGTGGGCTTGTGGCCTCTGGTATCGTGCTGCTGCTGGTGCGAACTCTGCAAAGCAGCGCTCCGGAGAAGCTTATCCTGGCCGGGCTGGCCGTCTCGTTTCTGTTTGCAGCAATCACCAATTATTTGATCTTTTCTGGCGATACCCGCGCGGCCCATTCGGTGATTTTCTGGATGCTTGGCGGGCTTGGCCTTGCCCGCTGGGAGACCCTGCCTTTGGTTGCTGCCGGATTGGCGCTCATCGCGACCTATGCCGTTTGGCGCAGCCGCTGGCTGGACGCGCTCCTGACGGGGGACACTACTGCGAGCAGCCTTGGCGTACCGGTTGGCGCGCTGCGCACCCGCATGTTTCTGATCTGCGCCCTGGCCACCGCCGCCTTTGTTTCCGTCGCCGGCGTTATCGGCTTTGTCGGCCTAATGGTGCCCCATATCGCCCGTGGGCTTGCCGGGCCGATGCATGGGCGCCTGTTGCCCATGGCCGCCATAATCGGCGCGGTTCTGCTGACCGCTTCCGATATCGTGTCGCGCTTGCTGCTGGCGCCGCAAGAATTGCCCGTAGGGATCGTCACCACATCGGTTGGGGCGGCTTTTGTCTTTCTTTTGCTCCTGGGTACAAATCGGCGGGCGGCCTGA